From one Dermacentor andersoni chromosome 1, qqDerAnde1_hic_scaffold, whole genome shotgun sequence genomic stretch:
- the LOC126516931 gene encoding uncharacterized protein isoform X1: MAYVIAEFVEDKQVEVVPVTWVEGDKCAWPDNLKGNRVTSLVKKSVPPDTFWKCYSVAVKGVFATYEQARAKLNDSQYTSDLGTGSEMSQGKRTRRPPAQWSDSDEPDTPPPPKKAKQSSSKQIPAPPSNFPLGLSSASSVQQDSCEESEDVNDMPQGGAGGPSSHSADGSRSHTAGGLWSHTAGGSSSHSDQRTCVPSGSPDELSNNSFKKHVLRLLNIVRFTQQHHGDLLEKLCNMYVKQPLGGTGPLIECPFRSLEDFMAFDESLDKEKTASLVREFTDLGGRNASAATKRILAYTLHDDLATLFSWVGRKGKLSFSSLKTTAAIIVAARRMTEGSTNDIEDTIKSWLRHAPERAGSHKKPSAEVCLPQGMFLPHRFSAA; encoded by the exons ATGGCTTATGTGATCGCTGAGTTCGTTGAGGACAAACAGGTGGAGGTGGTGCCAGTGACCTGGGTGGAGGGTGACAAGTGTGCGTGGCCCGACAACCTCAAAGGCAACAGAGTGACATCCTTAGTAAAGAAATCTGTACCACCAGACACCTTCTGGAAGTGCTACAGCGTAGCAGTGAAAGGGGTATTTG CAACATATGAACAAGCAAGGGCCAAACTTAATGACAGCCAGTATACATCAGACCTGGGCACAGGATCGGAAATGTCTCAAGGAAAAAGGACAAGGAGGCCACCAGCTCAGTGGTCTGACTCGGATGAGCCTGACACACCACCACCACCCAAGAAGGCCAAGCAAAGCTCCAGCAAGCAAATTCCAGCTCCACCAAGCAACTTCCCACTAG GCCTCTCTTCTGCTTCTTCAGTGCAGCAAGACAGCTGTGAAGAGTCTGAAG ATGTGAACGACATGCCGCAAGGTGGTGCAGGTGGCCCTAGTTCACACAGTGCAGATGGCTCCAGATCACACACTGCAGGTGGCTTGTGGTCACACACTGCAGGTGGCTCTAGCTCACACA GTGACCAACGGACTTGTGTACCCTCAGGTTCCCCTGACGAACTTTCAAACAATA GCTTCAAGAAGCATGTGCTCCGACTGCTCAACATCGTGCGTTTTACGCAACAACACCATGGGGATTTGCTTGAAAAGTTGTGCAACATGTATGTAAAGCAGCCTCTTGGTGGAACTGGTCCACTCATCGAGTGCCCCTTCCGCAGCTTGGAAGATTTTATGGCTTTTGATGAAAGCCTGGACAAAGAGAAGACTGCGAGTTTG GTTCGCGAGTTCACAGACCTTGGAGGGAGAAATGCCAGTGCAGCTACAAAGCGTATTCTTGCATACACCCTTCATGATGACCTGGCCACACTTTTTTCGTGGGTTGGCCGAAAGGGGAAGCTTAGTTTCTCTAGTCTGAAGACTACAGCTGCAATTATTG TTGCTGCAAGACGGATGACAGAAGGCAGCACTAACGATATTGAAGACACCATCAaatcgtggctaaggcatgctcCGGAAAGGGCCGGCAGCCATAAGAAGCCAAGCGCTGAGGTCTGCCTGCCTCAAGGTATGTTTTTACCCCACCGATTTTCAGCAGCTTGA
- the LOC126516931 gene encoding uncharacterized protein isoform X2: MAYVIAEFVEDKQVEVVPVTWVEGDKCAWPDNLKGNRVTSLVKKSVPPDTFWKCYSVAVKGVFATYEQARAKLNDSQYTSDLGTGSEMSQGKRTRRPPAQWSDSDEPDTPPPPKKAKQSSSKQIPAPPSNFPLGLSSASSVQQDSCEESEDVNDMPQGGAGGPSSHSADGSRSHTAGGLWSHTAGGSSSHSDQRTCVPSGSPDELSNNSFKKHVLRLLNIVRFTQQHHGDLLEKLCNMYVKQPLGGTGPLIECPFRSLEDFMAFDESLDKEKTASLVREFTDLGGRNASAATKRILAYTLHDDLATLFSWVGRKGKLSFSSLKTTAAIIVAARRMTEGSTNDIEDTIKSWLRHAPERAGSHKKPSAEVCLPQE, from the exons ATGGCTTATGTGATCGCTGAGTTCGTTGAGGACAAACAGGTGGAGGTGGTGCCAGTGACCTGGGTGGAGGGTGACAAGTGTGCGTGGCCCGACAACCTCAAAGGCAACAGAGTGACATCCTTAGTAAAGAAATCTGTACCACCAGACACCTTCTGGAAGTGCTACAGCGTAGCAGTGAAAGGGGTATTTG CAACATATGAACAAGCAAGGGCCAAACTTAATGACAGCCAGTATACATCAGACCTGGGCACAGGATCGGAAATGTCTCAAGGAAAAAGGACAAGGAGGCCACCAGCTCAGTGGTCTGACTCGGATGAGCCTGACACACCACCACCACCCAAGAAGGCCAAGCAAAGCTCCAGCAAGCAAATTCCAGCTCCACCAAGCAACTTCCCACTAG GCCTCTCTTCTGCTTCTTCAGTGCAGCAAGACAGCTGTGAAGAGTCTGAAG ATGTGAACGACATGCCGCAAGGTGGTGCAGGTGGCCCTAGTTCACACAGTGCAGATGGCTCCAGATCACACACTGCAGGTGGCTTGTGGTCACACACTGCAGGTGGCTCTAGCTCACACA GTGACCAACGGACTTGTGTACCCTCAGGTTCCCCTGACGAACTTTCAAACAATA GCTTCAAGAAGCATGTGCTCCGACTGCTCAACATCGTGCGTTTTACGCAACAACACCATGGGGATTTGCTTGAAAAGTTGTGCAACATGTATGTAAAGCAGCCTCTTGGTGGAACTGGTCCACTCATCGAGTGCCCCTTCCGCAGCTTGGAAGATTTTATGGCTTTTGATGAAAGCCTGGACAAAGAGAAGACTGCGAGTTTG GTTCGCGAGTTCACAGACCTTGGAGGGAGAAATGCCAGTGCAGCTACAAAGCGTATTCTTGCATACACCCTTCATGATGACCTGGCCACACTTTTTTCGTGGGTTGGCCGAAAGGGGAAGCTTAGTTTCTCTAGTCTGAAGACTACAGCTGCAATTATTG TTGCTGCAAGACGGATGACAGAAGGCAGCACTAACGATATTGAAGACACCATCAaatcgtggctaaggcatgctcCGGAAAGGGCCGGCAGCCATAAGAAGCCAAGCGCTGAGGTCTGCCTGCCTCAAG AATAA